The nucleotide sequence GGCGAGGCTGCTTATGATGATCGTCCCCCTGACACATGGCAACCTAAGTTCTACAAATCCTGCACGGTTCTGCTCGCTACCATGGGGCTGGAGTTGAAGGATATACTGACCCCGGATGAAGTAGCTGTGGCCGAACAACTTATTGCAGCTGACAGCGATAAAAGCTCGGCGGCGGTCAAAGGGGATGTCGAGGCGCACAAGAAAGTCTGGCAAGGCAAACCGGCTGACGAAAGGGCTAACCTCGTTCAAGCTGCAAACGCATGGGCAACCAAGCAAACTGGCCATCGCGTCGACTGCCCTGCCTGCGGTTCAAGATCGCTAGTTTTTGGAGAACCTGTAGGGGCGATTGATGTAACCTTGGAAGACAACATGGTTGTAGAAAGACAAGAATACCTACCAAGCGCATTTGAATGTGTCGCGTGCGACTTAAAAATATCAGGCTTGTCTCGGTTGGTTGCTGTTGAGTTAGGAAATCGCTTCTCAAGCAAGAGCGAATTTTACCCAGAAGACTACTACGCCACCGAAGACCCAGATTGGGGTGCGTTTGAAGAGGACAACAATGAGCCTTTCTAGATGTGACGCTGCTGCCAAAAATTCGGACTAGTGCCTCAACCCCCGTTCCGCATGCGCCTCCTGGCTGTCTAGCTGTTCCTCAGCCTCTTTTCGGCGTCCCTCACTAGCATCAAGCTCTCGTTCAACTTCGCGTCCAGCGCGTTGTAACTCGCCTCTTCGTTCAGCAAGCCACGCAACGCCTGCATTGACGCGATCTGCGAGCGTATGAGCAGCGTCGCGCAACCCGCGATACCATCCAACTGGGCTTGCAGCCTCTTCGTCGAACGCGCCTCTAACCCGCTCAATTCCTGCGCTGAGGTTTCGCAGGCCGTCACCAACCGCTCGACGCAGGCGAGCAAGTCGCGCTCCAAGGCTGTCAGGGGCGTCGTCATCTATCTCTCCTTGATCTTGATGCAGATGACCGGCGTCCCGGCCAGTGTGCAGGTTTTCAGTTCGGTCCGTTCGGGGTCCAGCGTCAGCCAAGTCTGTTCCCCCTGGTCGATCCGCGTCAGGCCTAGTTCTGTCAGCTCCGAGCGCGTCAGCAGCGACGTCCAGAACCAACTCGCGGCCATCATCGAGGCGATCCCCGTCAAGATCAGCCCCGAGATCACGTAAGGAGAGATCGTCAGCCAGCGCCTGATCTGTTCTGTCCGCGTCTCGAACAAGCTGCTGTTCTCGTTCAGGAAGCGGCGCGTATCGTTCTCGATGATATGCCGCGCGTCGCTCGCAATATCCGTCAAATCGGTCCTGAAGCTCTCCAGCTGGGATGCCATCGAGGCGGCGTAGTCCTGGCGTATCGTGTCCAGCTCCGCGTTCAATTTCTCGCTCAGCCGGGTCGGCTTTCCAGTCTTCATGGAAAATCTCTCCTTTTAGGCGCCAGCGCTCACCGGTCTCGGGGTCCTGTGCGGTCAGGTAGGCCTTGCCGACGCGGGGCAGCTCGAACCCCGCATCCGTGAGCACGTCGATCATGCTGGCGCGATCCTCGATCGGACCCATCGAAATCTGATCGAGGATCCACGCATGTAGCTCGTCGCGGCCATGGGCACGGGTCGGGGCCTCGATGGTGTCGCGCACCTCCTGCGTGCGCTCCAGTTCCATCGGATCAGCCCAGCCGTGGCGTTGGTTCATCAAGTCGCGCAGGCTGTCATAGGCGTCCTGATAGCCGGGTGGCGCGATGTTGAGGCTGCGCCCGGTGGTCAGCTCCAGGCGCGGGGTGCAGAAGTGCAGCTCGACGCGGTCTTCGTGGCTGTGACGGACCCAGAGCATGTCGTATTGCTCACCGTCCAGCCCGGCGAAGGCCAGCTGCTCGAAGGCGTCCATCACCTCGGCTTGCTGCGCCTCGCTGGGTGCGTCCTCGGCGGCAAAGCTGATCACGCCCGCCCGGTACGTCCACTGGTGGCGGCTGGCGTCGATTAGTACCTCGGCGCGGCTTGGATCGCCGCGCAGCACCTCGGGCAAGGGATCGCGCGTCACCATCAAGGGCTGGCCATCGGCATCGCGGATCAGGTCGCGGTTGCAGTCATAGGCTAGGACGCGCTCGGCCACGAGGTAGCCGACCGGCCCTGCGCCCAGGCCCTTGCCATTGGGGAAGAACTTGATCAGCACCGCCGCGCCTCATCGAGGAGCTGGGCAAGCTGGCGTTCGATCACCAACAGACGGCGCGCAACGGTCAGGCTGTCGAGGTCTGTGCGACCCACCAGCATTGCGCGGTTCAGCCAGCGCGCGATCTGGTTGAGATTGCCGCCAATGCGCCCGACGGCCAGCACCAGCGCCGGATCGACGCGTGGAACCGGCTTGCGGCGGCGCGCCTCGGTGAGGCCAAGCGCCTCACGCAGGAGCGTCGCGGCAGGCAGGCCTGCGGCCTCGGCCTTGGCGCGCAGCTGGGCCTTTTCCGACGCGGTACAGCGGAAGACGAAGGTCTCGCTCAGCGGCTCTTTGGCGGGGGCTTTGCCCGCGCCGGTGGGGTTCGAAGGGGAGGCGTGCCGCCCCTCGCAAGGTCCCGTGTCAGCAGCGCCAGCGTATGACATGGGTCGCCTTGCTGTTTGCTCTTCGGTGGGATCGGTTGCGGTCATGATCTGAGGCCTGCCGCCTGAATTTGCGCCTGCGTGACCAGCTCTGCAGCCATCAGTGCATCGATCTGGCTGGGCGTGATGTGTCGGCAAAGCGGATGGCGGTCCGTCAC is from Qingshengfaniella alkalisoli and encodes:
- a CDS encoding relaxase/mobilization nuclease domain-containing protein, which translates into the protein MLIKFFPNGKGLGAGPVGYLVAERVLAYDCNRDLIRDADGQPLMVTRDPLPEVLRGDPSRAEVLIDASRHQWTYRAGVISFAAEDAPSEAQQAEVMDAFEQLAFAGLDGEQYDMLWVRHSHEDRVELHFCTPRLELTTGRSLNIAPPGYQDAYDSLRDLMNQRHGWADPMELERTQEVRDTIEAPTRAHGRDELHAWILDQISMGPIEDRASMIDVLTDAGFELPRVGKAYLTAQDPETGERWRLKGEIFHEDWKADPAEREIERGAGHDTPGLRRLDGIPAGELQDRFDGYCERRAAYHRERYAPLPEREQQLVRDADRTDQALADDLSLRDLGADLDGDRLDDGRELVLDVAADALGADRTRPDADRPGGTDLADAGPRTDRTENLHTGRDAGHLHQDQGEIDDDAPDSLGARLARLRRAVGDGLRNLSAGIERVRGAFDEEAASPVGWYRGLRDAAHTLADRVNAGVAWLAERRGELQRAGREVERELDASEGRRKEAEEQLDSQEAHAERGLRH
- a CDS encoding plasmid mobilization protein, whose amino-acid sequence is MTATDPTEEQTARRPMSYAGAADTGPCEGRHASPSNPTGAGKAPAKEPLSETFVFRCTASEKAQLRAKAEAAGLPAATLLREALGLTEARRRKPVPRVDPALVLAVGRIGGNLNQIARWLNRAMLVGRTDLDSLTVARRLLVIERQLAQLLDEARRC